A section of the Petrimonas sulfuriphila genome encodes:
- a CDS encoding SUMF1/EgtB/PvdO family nonheme iron enzyme codes for MAKSKNIYGDQHKKNRKKFHQRKGFILLLGIAIGIIFIGALYQTSVYFSTNESCMMCHVHPHAEESWKLSVHVNNGSGVMVNCVDCHLPPKDDTWAHYTAKAALGIRDVWGYLTKDSADFDWDRKSELEHAIKYIPNASCVKCHQNLFPQGITDDGITAHMYYDENHEKLNLQCISCHLDAGHYNPNYSHGQMVGIPGMNVATAVDSSKFFKEAAAVTAFENYTEQIPGTAVSFNMKAVPGGTYTMGSSPKEPFHKTDEAPQHEVKVSPFFMAEVETTWDQYWAFYANTMSEGRTPPEVVYENNLKAMGVDAISGPTPPFGYPDQGWGSGDRPAITMTHYAAETFCQWLSQKTGKKYRLPTEAEWEYAARGGTQTPYFFTGSPKDFSDEGFMRKFFPAKTDSISAFVIYGKNSDNRTQEPSLVKPNPFGLKNMLGNVMEYTADKYDEAAYGKRSGVTSDPLVTQGEEWVVRGGSYLSDAADVRSAARSHTRHDDWLKTDPQQPKSIWWYSDIKGIGFRVVCEPDSSLIAK; via the coding sequence ATGGCTAAATCTAAAAACATCTATGGTGATCAACACAAAAAAAACCGGAAAAAATTTCATCAACGTAAAGGGTTCATTTTGCTGTTGGGTATTGCGATAGGCATAATTTTCATCGGAGCATTGTATCAAACATCCGTTTATTTTTCTACCAACGAATCATGCATGATGTGTCATGTTCATCCTCACGCAGAAGAAAGTTGGAAACTTTCTGTTCACGTGAACAACGGAAGTGGCGTAATGGTCAACTGCGTGGATTGTCATTTGCCGCCAAAAGACGACACATGGGCTCATTACACGGCTAAAGCCGCTTTGGGTATCAGAGACGTATGGGGATATCTTACCAAGGACAGTGCAGACTTCGACTGGGATAGAAAATCTGAACTCGAACATGCTATAAAATATATTCCAAATGCTTCCTGCGTAAAATGTCATCAGAATTTATTCCCTCAGGGAATCACCGATGATGGCATTACCGCGCATATGTATTACGACGAGAATCATGAAAAGCTCAATCTGCAGTGTATCAGCTGCCACCTCGATGCAGGGCATTATAACCCGAACTATTCGCACGGACAAATGGTGGGAATACCTGGGATGAATGTAGCTACTGCTGTGGATTCAAGCAAGTTTTTTAAAGAAGCTGCCGCAGTAACGGCTTTTGAAAATTATACCGAACAGATCCCCGGTACGGCAGTCTCGTTCAACATGAAAGCGGTACCCGGAGGAACTTACACTATGGGTAGTTCACCCAAGGAACCTTTCCACAAAACGGATGAAGCCCCACAACATGAAGTGAAGGTAAGTCCCTTCTTCATGGCTGAAGTAGAAACTACCTGGGATCAGTACTGGGCTTTTTATGCCAATACCATGAGCGAAGGAAGAACTCCTCCCGAAGTGGTTTACGAAAACAACTTGAAAGCTATGGGTGTAGATGCAATCTCCGGTCCAACACCTCCGTTTGGATATCCTGACCAGGGATGGGGCTCGGGCGACAGGCCGGCCATTACAATGACGCATTATGCCGCAGAAACATTCTGTCAGTGGCTGTCGCAGAAAACAGGCAAAAAGTACCGCTTACCTACCGAAGCCGAATGGGAATATGCGGCACGCGGTGGTACGCAAACACCCTATTTCTTTACAGGAAGCCCCAAAGATTTTTCCGATGAAGGGTTTATGCGGAAGTTCTTCCCTGCAAAAACAGACAGTATAAGCGCATTCGTTATCTACGGTAAAAACAGCGATAACCGTACGCAGGAACCGTCGTTGGTGAAGCCTAATCCATTCGGATTAAAAAATATGCTGGGTAACGTAATGGAATACACCGCTGACAAGTATGATGAAGCTGCATACGGAAAAAGAAGCGGCGTTACAAGTGATCCCCTGGTCACCCAAGGTGAAGAATGGGTGGTGAGAGGCGGAAGTTACTTGTCGGATGCAGCCGATGTTCGTTCGGCCGCACGCAGCCACACCCGGCATGACGATTGGTTAAAAACCGATCCACAACAGCCAAAGAGTATCTGGTGGTATTCCGATATAAAAGGAATTGGATTCAGGGTAGTTTGTGAGCCAGACAGTTCATTAATTGCAAAATAA
- a CDS encoding Gfo/Idh/MocA family oxidoreductase encodes MIQKKLKMGMVGGGSDAFIGAIHRNAAFMDNLIELVCGCFSVNPEISRSSGREYFLPDNRIYTTYQEMFEKEMLLPEEERMDFVTIVTPNKWHFEPAMMALERGFHVVIDKPMTFSLEEAKILQKKVEETGLVLALTHVYSGYPAVKEAKARIAEGKIGKLRRVYVEYTQGWLSKRIEMLGGNNAGWRTDPARTGKAGTMGDVGTHAWHLAEYITGLKVEEVCADLRTFVEGRPVDDDGAALLRFENGVAGVLMATQIATGEANNIRIRVYGEKGGMEWRQMDPNRLILRWEDRPTEELYMGSNEYMSDLALWNTRIPSGHPEGFIEAFANIYRNFALTVLAKKRGEAPDYKILDFPTVADGVRGMQFIETIIASGNDHCNKWCKWIE; translated from the coding sequence ATGATTCAAAAAAAACTTAAAATGGGTATGGTTGGTGGCGGAAGTGATGCTTTTATAGGGGCAATTCATCGTAACGCTGCTTTTATGGACAATCTGATTGAATTGGTATGCGGTTGTTTCAGCGTAAATCCGGAAATATCCCGGAGTTCCGGAAGGGAATATTTTCTCCCCGACAACAGAATATACACTACCTATCAGGAGATGTTCGAAAAAGAAATGCTCCTGCCCGAAGAAGAACGGATGGATTTTGTGACCATCGTAACCCCCAACAAATGGCATTTTGAACCGGCCATGATGGCCTTGGAGAGAGGTTTTCACGTAGTTATTGACAAACCCATGACCTTTTCGTTGGAAGAAGCAAAAATACTCCAAAAGAAAGTGGAAGAAACGGGCCTTGTTCTGGCTCTTACACACGTCTATTCAGGTTATCCGGCGGTTAAGGAAGCCAAAGCCAGGATTGCTGAAGGTAAAATAGGAAAACTGAGGCGAGTTTACGTAGAATATACACAAGGCTGGTTGTCGAAAAGAATTGAAATGTTGGGCGGAAACAATGCGGGATGGCGTACAGATCCAGCCCGTACCGGTAAAGCAGGTACCATGGGAGATGTGGGTACCCACGCCTGGCATCTGGCGGAATACATCACCGGGTTGAAAGTGGAGGAGGTATGTGCCGATCTGCGAACCTTTGTGGAAGGACGCCCGGTAGATGATGACGGAGCTGCCCTTTTACGCTTTGAGAACGGAGTTGCCGGAGTACTTATGGCAACGCAAATTGCAACAGGTGAAGCAAACAATATCCGAATCAGGGTTTACGGTGAGAAGGGGGGCATGGAATGGCGTCAGATGGATCCGAACCGGTTGATCCTGAGATGGGAAGACAGGCCGACAGAAGAGCTTTACATGGGCAGCAACGAATACATGAGCGATTTGGCTTTGTGGAACACAAGAATTCCTTCCGGACATCCCGAAGGGTTTATAGAAGCCTTTGCCAACATATACAGAAACTTCGCGCTGACGGTGTTGGCAAAAAAAAGAGGAGAGGCTCCCGATTATAAGATCCTGGATTTTCCTACTGTAGCCGATGGCGTTCGCGGCATGCAGTTTATAGAAACAATAATTGCTTCTGGTAACGATCACTGCAACAAATGGTGTAAATGGATTGAATAA
- a CDS encoding GH92 family glycosyl hydrolase — translation MRQSYRKTYVIGCFIIFLITSCTSSQSTDLVDFVNPYLGNISHLLVPTYPTVHLPNSMLRVYPERADYTGDLLNGLPVAVTSHRGSSAFNLSVFQGDELELKPVIPYSYDREKITPYDYFVYLDEQETSVYYAVSHQSGIYELTFGHTDPVYLILNSRRGELQWDGKAFSGYQQLQNNTRIFVYMEPDIQPQGANDKAASGQNAHLVLSYPSNTKQLKLRYGISFIDTVQAKKNLYREMSGFDPSGVAEKGRQTWNETLGKIKVDGGSYDDKVVFYTSLYRTYERPVCISEDGRYFSAFDGEIHNDNGAPFYTDDWIWDTYRATHPLRTIIETEMESDILNSFLKMSEQMPEFWWPTFPEITGDSRRMNSNHGIATVIDAYRKGLKGIDLARIYPAVRNAVMEKTLAPWSGKPSGELDRFYHEKGYVPALREGEEETIPEVHGFECRQPVAVTLGTSYDEWCLAQIARELGKEDDYEYFLKKSYNYRHLFNPQTGFFHPKDKDGNFIEPFDYRFSGGVGARQYYGENNAWVYRWDVQHNVADLIHLMGGRENFIRNLDQTFREPLGKSKYDFYSQLPDHTGNVGQFSMANEPSLHIPYLYNYAGQPWKTQKRIHILLNQWFRNDLMGVPGDEDGGGMSAFVVFSQMGFYPVTPGIPAYNIGSPFFAKTVISLPGGKAFTVIARNFSEENKYIQSAELNGIPWEKPWFSHDDLKNGGTLELIMGNKANKQWGSASQDTPPSEGELTD, via the coding sequence ATGAGGCAAAGCTACCGCAAAACATATGTAATCGGTTGCTTTATTATCTTTTTGATTACTTCATGTACAAGTTCTCAATCAACTGATCTTGTTGATTTTGTTAACCCTTACCTGGGGAACATCAGCCACCTGTTGGTGCCGACGTACCCCACGGTTCATTTGCCGAACAGCATGTTGCGTGTTTATCCGGAACGCGCGGATTACACGGGTGATTTGCTGAACGGCTTGCCCGTTGCGGTGACCAGCCACCGGGGAAGTTCGGCATTTAACCTGAGCGTCTTCCAAGGGGACGAGCTGGAATTGAAGCCGGTTATTCCCTATAGCTACGACCGTGAAAAAATCACACCCTACGATTATTTTGTCTATCTCGACGAGCAGGAGACCAGCGTATATTACGCCGTTTCCCACCAATCGGGGATCTATGAGCTGACATTCGGACATACCGACCCTGTATACCTGATCCTGAACTCCCGGCGTGGTGAACTTCAATGGGACGGGAAAGCATTTTCGGGTTATCAACAGCTGCAAAACAACACGCGGATATTTGTATATATGGAACCGGACATACAGCCCCAGGGAGCAAATGACAAAGCTGCTTCCGGCCAAAATGCCCACCTTGTTTTGTCGTACCCCTCAAACACAAAGCAGTTGAAACTTCGTTACGGGATTTCGTTTATCGATACAGTTCAGGCAAAGAAGAACCTCTACCGGGAAATGTCCGGGTTTGATCCCTCGGGCGTTGCCGAAAAAGGACGTCAAACCTGGAATGAAACCCTCGGTAAAATTAAAGTGGATGGTGGTTCGTATGACGATAAAGTTGTTTTCTACACTTCGTTGTACCGAACCTACGAACGTCCGGTATGCATATCGGAAGACGGACGCTACTTCAGCGCCTTTGATGGGGAAATCCACAACGATAACGGGGCGCCTTTCTATACGGATGACTGGATCTGGGATACCTATCGGGCAACGCATCCGCTTCGTACGATTATCGAAACGGAAATGGAGTCGGATATTCTCAATTCTTTCCTGAAGATGTCCGAACAAATGCCCGAATTCTGGTGGCCCACCTTCCCCGAGATTACGGGCGACAGCCGCCGGATGAACTCCAACCACGGGATAGCCACCGTTATAGACGCTTACCGCAAAGGATTGAAGGGCATTGACCTGGCAAGGATCTACCCGGCCGTTCGCAATGCCGTTATGGAGAAGACGCTGGCTCCTTGGTCCGGCAAACCCTCGGGTGAGTTGGATCGGTTTTATCACGAGAAAGGATATGTTCCTGCTCTTAGGGAAGGGGAGGAAGAAACCATTCCCGAAGTTCACGGTTTTGAATGTCGCCAGCCGGTGGCTGTAACGCTGGGCACCTCCTACGATGAGTGGTGCCTGGCACAAATTGCCCGGGAGTTGGGGAAGGAGGATGATTATGAATACTTCCTGAAGAAATCCTACAATTATCGCCATCTTTTCAATCCCCAGACCGGCTTTTTTCACCCTAAGGACAAGGATGGAAACTTCATCGAACCCTTCGATTATCGTTTTTCAGGAGGGGTGGGTGCACGACAGTATTACGGTGAGAACAACGCATGGGTATACCGTTGGGATGTGCAGCACAACGTAGCCGACCTGATCCACTTAATGGGGGGGCGGGAAAACTTTATACGCAACCTCGATCAAACATTTCGCGAACCTCTTGGGAAAAGCAAATACGACTTTTACAGTCAGTTGCCCGACCATACCGGCAATGTGGGTCAATTCTCGATGGCTAACGAGCCGTCGTTGCATATTCCTTATTTATACAATTATGCAGGACAGCCCTGGAAGACGCAAAAGCGGATTCACATACTCCTGAATCAATGGTTCAGAAACGACCTGATGGGAGTTCCCGGAGATGAAGACGGAGGCGGAATGTCGGCTTTTGTGGTGTTTTCGCAGATGGGGTTTTATCCGGTAACGCCCGGAATTCCGGCATACAATATCGGGAGTCCGTTCTTTGCAAAGACGGTCATTAGCCTTCCTGGGGGTAAAGCCTTCACCGTTATAGCCCGTAATTTTTCCGAAGAGAACAAATACATCCAATCGGCGGAACTCAACGGAATACCCTGGGAAAAACCCTGGTTCAGCCACGACGACCTCAAAAACGGCGGAACCCTGGAACTTATCATGGGCAATAAAGCGAACAAACAATGGGGTAGTGCTTCGCAAGACACGCCTCCTTCGGAAGGAGAATTAACAGACTAA
- a CDS encoding AMP-binding protein yields MNQNSFLGLIEQSIRNHWDLPAMSDFQGKTLYFKDFAREIDMLHEYFNSAGIQRGDKIAICGKNSSHWAISFFATLSYGAVAVSILHEFEKESVQYIVDHSDSKMFFVDEAIWREIDETKIPKAETVLSLDDFSLLKVTSKEFKIFVSNSFSFFDKKYEKGFFVNDIAFRTDKPEELAVINYTSGTTSSPKGVMIPYRSLWSNTRFANDSLDFIHSGDNMICMLPMAHTYGLAFEVLNAISMGFHIHFLGKTPSPKVLLDAFARIKPKLVLAVPLIIEKIVIKNVFPKLQQGAAKTLIKIPLLNAVVYHKIRKSLIDVFGGNLVEVVIGGAALNADVEKFLRKIKFPYTVGYGMTECGPLISYSFWTEFKERSCGKVVDRMQVKIDSDDPQNVVGEILTKGTNLMLGYYKNEEATKAVFTEDGWLRTGDLGILDKDNVVFIRGRNKNMILGPSGQNIYPEEIEDKLNNSPYILESLAIEEKGKIIALIVPDTEVLKAENISPEQYNPVFDKEINAINAKLANYSKIASFRLQAEEFEKTPKRSIRRFKYQK; encoded by the coding sequence ATGAATCAGAACTCTTTTCTTGGATTAATCGAGCAAAGTATACGAAATCATTGGGATTTACCTGCAATGAGCGACTTTCAGGGCAAAACACTTTATTTCAAAGATTTTGCCCGTGAAATTGATATGCTGCACGAATATTTCAACTCTGCCGGCATTCAACGCGGCGATAAAATTGCGATATGTGGTAAAAATTCGTCCCATTGGGCCATCTCTTTTTTCGCTACGCTCTCATACGGAGCTGTAGCAGTGAGTATTTTGCATGAGTTTGAGAAAGAAAGTGTTCAGTACATTGTGGATCATTCGGATTCCAAGATGTTTTTCGTTGATGAAGCCATTTGGAGAGAAATAGATGAGACCAAGATACCGAAGGCAGAAACTGTCCTCTCGCTCGATGATTTTTCCTTGTTGAAAGTGACATCGAAAGAGTTCAAGATATTTGTGTCCAACTCGTTTTCTTTTTTCGACAAGAAATACGAGAAGGGATTCTTTGTCAATGACATTGCTTTCAGGACCGATAAACCGGAAGAACTGGCTGTTATAAACTATACATCGGGAACCACCAGCAGCCCGAAAGGAGTGATGATCCCTTACCGGAGTTTATGGTCGAACACCCGGTTTGCAAACGACAGCCTTGATTTTATCCACTCGGGAGACAACATGATTTGCATGTTACCCATGGCTCACACTTACGGACTTGCTTTCGAGGTGCTCAACGCCATTTCTATGGGTTTCCACATCCATTTTTTAGGAAAAACGCCTTCTCCCAAGGTACTGCTTGATGCTTTTGCAAGAATAAAACCCAAGCTGGTATTAGCCGTCCCTCTGATTATCGAAAAAATCGTTATTAAAAATGTCTTTCCGAAACTTCAGCAGGGAGCAGCCAAAACATTGATTAAAATTCCACTGCTGAATGCTGTTGTTTACCACAAAATAAGGAAATCGCTTATTGACGTTTTCGGAGGAAATCTGGTAGAAGTCGTCATCGGAGGAGCAGCTTTGAACGCAGACGTAGAAAAATTTCTGCGAAAAATAAAATTTCCCTACACGGTTGGGTACGGGATGACCGAATGTGGGCCGCTTATTTCTTACTCGTTCTGGACAGAATTCAAAGAACGATCGTGTGGAAAGGTAGTGGACAGAATGCAGGTTAAAATTGATTCGGATGATCCGCAAAACGTTGTTGGGGAAATCTTGACCAAAGGTACAAACCTGATGCTCGGTTATTATAAAAACGAAGAAGCTACAAAAGCTGTTTTTACGGAAGATGGGTGGCTCAGGACAGGCGATCTTGGAATATTGGATAAAGACAACGTTGTATTTATCAGAGGCAGGAACAAAAATATGATTCTCGGCCCTTCCGGGCAAAACATCTATCCCGAAGAGATTGAAGATAAGCTAAACAACTCTCCCTATATATTGGAGTCACTGGCAATAGAAGAAAAGGGCAAAATTATTGCACTCATCGTTCCCGACACTGAGGTGCTGAAAGCTGAAAACATATCACCAGAACAGTATAACCCTGTCTTCGATAAGGAAATAAACGCAATAAACGCAAAATTAGCCAATTACAGCAAAATAGCTTCATTCAGGCTTC